The following are from one region of the Geoalkalibacter subterraneus genome:
- the mltA gene encoding murein transglycosylase A has protein sequence MRILRFFSAFCVLVLAGCLAPVTEKPVAEKGPRVATTYDRISGWAESDPRPGFDVFMKSCRSLARRDGWRDVCESAKWVDSENRTEVLRFFHEYFTPYRLQTPDGESSGLITGYYVPNLNGSREPSERFSWPLYGVPDDLLVIDLREVYPALGDYRLRGRLEGRRVVPYLTRGKIDGEEQPLQGNELLWVDDPVELFFLHIQGSGRIQFEDGSAAMVNYADQNGHPYRSIGKLLLDRGEMTRHQMSMQNIRAWARDNPDKTRDLLDENPSYIFFRELDTADGNPPGAMGLPLTPGYSLAVDPRYVPLGAPVFLDTRWPGEERPLQRLMGAQDTGGAIKGAVRGDFYWGVGEEAGSYAGRMKQQGALWLLLPREPEKQSPPTGEG, from the coding sequence ATGAGGATTCTGCGTTTTTTCTCGGCCTTTTGTGTTCTTGTTCTCGCCGGATGCCTGGCTCCGGTGACTGAAAAACCGGTTGCTGAAAAGGGGCCGCGGGTTGCGACGACATACGATCGCATCAGCGGGTGGGCTGAAAGCGATCCCCGCCCAGGGTTTGACGTTTTTATGAAAAGCTGTCGTTCTCTTGCGCGGCGTGACGGCTGGCGCGATGTCTGTGAATCCGCCAAATGGGTCGATAGCGAAAACCGCACCGAGGTTCTGCGGTTTTTCCACGAATATTTTACCCCTTATCGGCTGCAGACCCCCGATGGGGAGTCGAGCGGCCTGATTACCGGTTACTATGTCCCCAATCTCAATGGCAGCCGCGAGCCGTCCGAACGGTTTTCCTGGCCCCTTTACGGGGTACCCGACGATCTGCTGGTGATCGATCTGCGCGAGGTTTATCCCGCGCTGGGCGATTATCGCCTGCGCGGGCGTCTCGAGGGGCGCCGGGTGGTGCCTTATCTGACCCGCGGCAAAATCGACGGCGAAGAACAGCCGTTGCAGGGCAATGAGCTGTTGTGGGTTGACGACCCGGTGGAACTGTTTTTTCTTCATATCCAGGGGTCGGGACGAATCCAGTTCGAAGACGGCTCGGCGGCCATGGTGAATTATGCCGATCAGAATGGCCACCCCTACCGCTCTATCGGCAAGCTGCTTCTTGATCGCGGGGAGATGACCCGGCACCAGATGTCGATGCAGAACATCCGCGCCTGGGCGCGAGATAACCCTGACAAAACACGCGATCTTCTCGATGAAAACCCCAGTTATATCTTCTTCAGGGAGTTGGACACTGCCGACGGCAATCCGCCGGGAGCCATGGGGCTGCCTTTGACGCCCGGCTACAGCCTGGCTGTCGATCCGCGTTACGTGCCGCTGGGCGCGCCGGTATTCCTCGATACGCGCTGGCCTGGTGAAGAGCGTCCTCTGCAGCGCCTGATGGGCGCGCAGGATACCGGCGGCGCCATCAAGGGTGCGGTGCGCGGCGACTTTTACTGGGGAGTAGGAGAGGAGGCCGGATCCTACGCCGGGCGCATGAAACAGCAGGGCGCCCTGTGGCTACTGCTCCCCCGGGAGCCTGAAAAACAGTCCCCTCCAACGGGGGAGGGTTAG
- a CDS encoding shikimate kinase, which produces MKGERDNVILIGMPGAGKSTVGVVLAKRLGFDFIDTDLLIQRRTGRHLQEIIANEGLESFKKHEEQVLLTLCTHESVISTGGSAVYSQKGMTALKDRGTVVFLDVPLANLQQRISDMDSRGLVIDPGETLADLYRQRRPLYLRYADLRINTEGLNVEETATRIAEHWAALQS; this is translated from the coding sequence ATGAAGGGAGAGCGGGACAATGTTATTCTGATCGGCATGCCCGGCGCGGGCAAAAGTACCGTCGGGGTGGTTCTGGCCAAGCGCCTTGGCTTCGATTTCATTGATACCGATCTGCTCATTCAGCGCCGTACCGGCAGGCACTTGCAGGAGATCATTGCCAACGAAGGGCTTGAAAGCTTCAAAAAACACGAGGAGCAGGTTCTGCTCACCTTGTGCACGCACGAAAGCGTGATCTCCACCGGCGGGTCTGCGGTCTACAGCCAAAAAGGGATGACGGCTCTGAAAGACCGGGGCACCGTCGTTTTCCTTGATGTCCCGCTGGCGAACCTACAGCAGAGGATCAGCGACATGGACAGTCGCGGGCTGGTGATCGATCCCGGGGAGACGCTTGCAGACCTGTATCGTCAACGCCGGCCGCTCTACCTGCGCTATGCCGACCTGCGCATCAACACGGAAGGTCTCAACGTAGAGGAGACTGCGACGCGCATTGCAGAGCATTGGGCTGCCCTCCAAAGCTGA
- a CDS encoding NAD(P)H-quinone oxidoreductase → MKAVLLDGFGGIDVLKVGETDKPTPKEGEVLVKVVATSINRPDLVQREGKYPPPPGDSEILGLEVSGVIEEVGPGVSGWEKGERVMSLVGGGGYAEYAVAYADHLMRIPDSMSFEEAACVCESYITAFLNVFMIGEFQDSQTAILHGGGGGVNTAGIQLSKALTPNSKLVVTAHPSKMERVKELGADLVIDYTQTPDFSDMIKEFTQKKGVNLILDHVGAKYLEPNMKSLGYTGRLVVIGVISGIKAELNLALMMVKRQQIIGSVLRSRPVSEKGEIIAEFARRALPRFADRSIVPIIEKVFPLDQVAEAHRMMDEDKHFGKIVLKIADA, encoded by the coding sequence ATGAAAGCAGTATTGCTCGACGGCTTTGGAGGAATCGATGTTTTAAAGGTAGGGGAGACGGACAAGCCCACGCCCAAAGAGGGGGAGGTGCTGGTTAAAGTTGTGGCGACGTCCATCAACCGCCCCGACCTGGTTCAGCGCGAAGGAAAATATCCGCCGCCTCCGGGAGACTCGGAGATTCTGGGCCTTGAAGTCTCAGGGGTCATCGAAGAAGTCGGTCCCGGCGTCAGCGGGTGGGAAAAAGGCGAGCGGGTCATGTCGCTGGTCGGCGGCGGCGGCTATGCGGAATATGCCGTGGCCTATGCCGATCACCTGATGCGTATCCCTGACAGCATGAGCTTCGAGGAAGCCGCCTGCGTGTGCGAGTCCTACATCACGGCCTTTCTCAACGTCTTTATGATCGGCGAGTTCCAGGACAGCCAGACCGCCATCCTGCATGGCGGCGGCGGCGGCGTGAACACGGCCGGCATTCAGCTGAGCAAGGCTCTGACCCCCAACAGCAAGCTGGTCGTCACCGCCCACCCGAGCAAAATGGAGCGGGTCAAGGAGCTGGGGGCCGACCTCGTCATCGATTACACTCAGACCCCTGACTTCAGCGACATGATCAAGGAGTTTACCCAGAAAAAAGGGGTCAACCTGATCCTTGACCATGTCGGCGCAAAATACCTGGAGCCCAACATGAAATCGCTGGGCTACACCGGCCGCCTGGTCGTCATCGGCGTCATCAGCGGTATCAAGGCCGAACTCAACCTGGCCCTGATGATGGTCAAGCGCCAGCAGATCATCGGTTCGGTGCTGCGCTCGCGTCCGGTCTCCGAAAAAGGCGAGATTATTGCCGAATTCGCCCGACGCGCCCTGCCCCGCTTTGCCGATCGCTCTATCGTGCCTATTATCGAGAAGGTCTTCCCCCTCGACCAGGTCGCCGAGGCGCACCGCATGATGGATGAGGACAAGCACTTCGGCAAGATCGTGCTCAAGATCGCCGATGCCTGA